A stretch of DNA from Paenibacillus sp. FSL W8-0186:
ATCAATCCATGCTCCCCAATCGGCGCTACCCTAGCTCCGGGCTGCAGGCCTGCAATATACTCTGCGGCAGCCACAGCCGACGTACATACATCCTCCGTCTCGGCGGGTATGCCCAATTGGCGTAAATGCTCGGCTACGTCAGCGGGCGTACGCGAGGAGTTATTGGTTACGAATAAATAGGGGATTTCATTATATTTCATTGCATTAATTAGTTGATCGGCCCCGGGAATCATGCGATTTCCATGATACATCGTGCCGTCTAGGTCAATCAGATATGCCTTCCAGTTCGTCAACGCTCCCACTCCTTCTTCCGCACTTGATCAACGTATTTCTCTACGCGCAGCGCGTCAGCAAGCGTAGGTGCCAGCCCTGCAAATTCATCATCTCCGGCAAGTCTCAGCATGAAATGATATAGCGCGGCAAAATGGGAATCGACGAATATGCCCATCGTCGCCTTAGCATCAGGGAGAAGTTTGAGGCCTACAGGCTCAGGCATGTGGGTGAGCGCGCCTCGAAGCAGGTGAACCTGCGGAATAACATCCTTTTCCAAATCCATAACGATGCTTCCTTTGGTCCCGACAATCTGAACCGCAAAGGCATCGCTTCCCCATGCTATGCGCGACACCTCCACCATACCACGGACACCCGTAACCGTCTCAAAATTTATGGCCGCCCAATCATCGACTTGAATAGCCACTTTGCGTTCGTCCCCCGACTGAGCGGGGCGTTCGTTTACGAAAGTCTCCGTTGTACCGCCGATTTGCGCTAAATCTCCAAACCAGTGGCAAATGAGATCAAGCGCATGAACTCCAATATCGGTAATGGCCCCGCCGCCGGACAGTTCGCTGCTGACCCGCCAGCTGAAAGGGCGTTCCTGGTCCAGATAGCCGGAGCGAAGATAAGATATTTTACACTGCAGCACCTGGCCGATGCTCTGCTGCCGCAGCAGCTCGGAAGTCCGCTGAACGGCCGGATGATAGCGGAACA
This window harbors:
- a CDS encoding Gfo/Idh/MocA family oxidoreductase — encoded protein: MKKIPFVLHGFGTIAKTHIVALRTLPVLKKTPFVPVLDTLVTRKPDVHKEQALAMGFAHITDDIEEAVSRESAAAVSVCTPNALHPESIRVAGDAGKALYCEKPIADNYYESVQAADQYPKHLTAQVALMFRYHPAVQRTSELLRQQSIGQVLQCKISYLRSGYLDQERPFSWRVSSELSGGGAITDIGVHALDLICHWFGDLAQIGGTTETFVNERPAQSGDERKVAIQVDDWAAINFETVTGVRGMVEVSRIAWGSDAFAVQIVGTKGSIVMDLEKDVIPQVHLLRGALTHMPEPVGLKLLPDAKATMGIFVDSHFAALYHFMLRLAGDDEFAGLAPTLADALRVEKYVDQVRKKEWER